The following coding sequences lie in one Leucoraja erinacea ecotype New England chromosome 20, Leri_hhj_1, whole genome shotgun sequence genomic window:
- the LOC129707042 gene encoding interferon-inducible GTPase 5-like, translating into MIPSSEFFNMEELERLKNNYNDGGLEAVIPEIKNKLDDLSNAQHNIAVIGEKCAGKSTFIAAIIGFEINEEKVVNEETNEPIVHPHPILPHVHFAELPAIDSSELLSSEYLKMVNIERYDLFIVMSECQFKGKEGAVAKAVQQEGKQLYFVQSKVDNDLPPLEMDGAALNKELEKIRKDCVTTLEEVGVTSPAVFLISCFHQDDYDFPALKDIFANDPCSVKKIAFLLSLPNVTSNVIEEKRRMLEKRIWMTAALAGAVGAVPVPGMSFATGIGLVVAGLVYLWHHRDLRDKCLQRLADASGKPLALLKTEIQSPGKISRALIKIALGVTAVVCTIAEFKFVFTPLIISVFGAISSFCFTALLLKDSLNEQVNTAQLAVKTAFESD; encoded by the coding sequence ATGATTCCATCATCTGAATTCTTCAATATGGAAGAACTTGAACGACTAAAAAACAATTACAATGATGGCGGACTGGAAGCAGTAATACCAGAGATCAAGAATAAATTAGATGACCTGAGTAATGCACAACATAATATCGCAGTTATAGGTGAAAAGTGTGCAGGCAAATCTACCTTTATTGCTGCAATAATAGGCTTTGAGATAAATGAGGAAAAGGTTGTTAATGAGGAAACTAATGAGCCTATTGTACATCCCCATCCGATTCTGCCTCATGTTCATTTTGCAGAACTTCCAGCAATAGATTCTTCTGAACTACTGTCGAGTGAGTACCTAAAAATGGTAAATATTGAGAGATATGATTTGTTCATCGTCATGTCAGAATGCCAATTTAAAGGAAAGGAGGGGGCAGTTGCCAAAGCAGTGCAACAAGAGGGTAAACAACTGTACTTTGTTCAGTCCAAAGTTGACAATGACCTCCCTCCGCTGGAAATGGACGGTGCAGCTTTGAACAAAGAGCTGGAAAAGATCAGGAAGGATTGTGTCACCACCTTGGAAGAGGTGGGAGTTACGTCACCAGCAGTTTTTCTGATTTCCTGCTTTCACCAGGATGATTATGATTTCCCCGCTCTAAAGGACATCTTCGCAAATGACCCGTGCAGCGTTAAGAAGATTGCTTTCTTGCTGTCACTCCCAAACGTGACTTCAAATGTaatagaagagaagagaagaatgTTGGAGAAAAGAATATGGATGACTGCAGCGCTTGCAGGGGCAGTGGGAGCCGTGCCAGTTCCTGGCATGTCCTTTGCCACTGGGATTGGACTGGTGGTCGCGGGGTTGGTGTACCTGTGGCACCATCGTGATCTCCGTGACAAGTGTCTGCAAAGACTGGCGGACGCCAGTGGTAAACCCTTGGCACTGTTGAAAACTGAAATTCAATCTCCAGGTAAAATATCCCGGGCACTTATCAAAATAGCGCTAGGTGTTACCGCTGTTGTTTGCACAATAGCCGAGTTCAAGTTTGTCTTCACACCACTGATTATTTCTGTTTTTGGAGCTATTTCTTCCTTTTGTTTCACAGCCTTGTTATTAAAGGATTCACTGAACGAGCAAGTGAACACTGCTCAATTAGCAGTGAAAACTGCTTTTGAAAGTGATTGA